The following coding sequences are from one Daphnia pulex isolate KAP4 chromosome 11, ASM2113471v1 window:
- the LOC124207528 gene encoding replication factor C subunit 4-like has translation MDSFLKTGKLSNQSKGSGVPLLPGNVEEKKHSLIPWVEKYRPRTIDEVSYQEEVVAVLQKSLQGADLPNLLFYGPPGTGKTSTILAAARDLFGDIYKDRVLELNASDERGIQVVREKVKIFSQRTVSSVRPDGKQCPPFKIVILDEADSMTGAAQAALRRTMEKETKSTRFCLICNYVSRIIEPLTSRCSKFRFKPLPREILVKRLEHICIAENMSCSEEVLESLIEASEGDLRRAITFLQSIANLNSEACPTIEDIYEITGRVPSCWIEGLLEKCTSGSYDAMQSFINNFSAEGFSVSQLLNQLHERIVFSTELSSKQKNVICEKLAICDHRLAEGADEQLQLLDLSCTIMNSFQ, from the exons AtggattcatttttaaaaactggaAAGCTCTCTAATCAGTCTAAGGGAAGTGGAGTGCCATTACTTCCTggaaatgttgaagaaaaaaagcattCTTTAATACCTTGGGTCGAGAAATA CCGTCCTCGAACGATTGATGAAGTTTCATATCAGGAAGAAGTAGTTGCAGTACTTCAAAAATCACTCCAAGGAGCTGACCTTCCAAATCTGCTTTTCTATGGTCCACCTGGTACTGGTAAAACCAGCACCATTTTAGCAGCTGCCCGAGATCTTTTTGGTGATATTTACAAGGATag GGTTTTGGAATTGAATGCATCAGATGAACGAGGTATCCAAGTTGTAAGAGAAAAAGTCAAGATTTTCTCTCAAAGAACTGTTAGCTCAGTTAGACCTGA TGGAAAACAATGCCCTCCTTTCAAAATTGTGATTTTGGATGAAGCAGATTCTATGACAg GTGCTGCACAAGCGGCTCTCCGCCGAACCATGGAGAag GAGACGAAATCGACTCGGTTTTGCCTGATTTGTAACTACGTAAGCCGCATCATAGAGCCCTTAACGTCAAGATGCTCCAAGTTTAGATTTAAACCACTCC CTCGCGAAATTTTGGTCAAAAGACTAGAACATATATGTATTGCTGAAAATATGTCATGCTCAGAAGAAGTTTTGGAAAGTTTAATCGAAg CATCCGAAGGGGATCTTCGAAGGGCGATTACTTTTCTTCAATCTATCGCCAATTTGAATTCTGAAGCATGCCCTACCATTGAAGACATCTATGAAATTACAGgg AGAGTGCCAAGTTGTTGGATTGAAGGCCTGCTTGAAAAATGTACTTCCGGATCATATGATGCAATGCAGTCATTTATCAACAATTTTTCGGCTGAGGGATTTTCGGTTTCCCAGCTTCTTAACCAACTGCATGAACGAATCGTCTTTTCCACAGAACTTTCATCCAAGCAGAAGAACGTGATATGCGAAAAGCTGGCG ATTTGTGATCACCGTTTGGCGGAAGGAGCTGATGAACAACTTCAGTTGTTAGATCTTAGCTGTACCATCATGAATTCGTTCCAATAG